In Electrophorus electricus isolate fEleEle1 chromosome 14, fEleEle1.pri, whole genome shotgun sequence, a single window of DNA contains:
- the klhl11 gene encoding kelch-like protein 11 isoform X1 codes for MFVCVCLSLLYRNNLLRFLRIRTADGHMAAAAPNAEDTNRGGGASSTAGALAGDGDSEEAEEFASATHCSELSRRQNEQRKLGLFCDVTLAFSSGGATADTRNSFEFSAHRSVLAAATDYFTPLLGGQFSESVSRRVEMKEWSSEAGPDQETVESVIQFMYTGEIRVSTANVHDVLELADRFLLVQLKDFCGEFLKRKLSLTNCVAVHSLAHMYTLDQLALRAADMIRRNFHKVIQDEEFYTLPFHLVRDWLSDAEITVDSEEVLFDAVVKWVRKNGEEREKYFEELFRLLRLPQIKPTYLTRVVKNEPLVARNAACLQLLSDAVEGHAIRFENLKSADAEFWASHTAAFQPRFGQNMDVIMVVGGVSEGGDYLSECVGYFVYEDRWVNLPHIHNHLDGHAIAATESHVYVAGSMEPGFAKTVERYNPNRNTWEQVSNLTTRKHSFGLTCIKNILYSIGGHGNFSPGFKDVSVYEPEQDKWHNLESAPKILRDVKAISVEDRFVYVTARTPVDTDNDDGLKTVTTRYDTDSRQWQEVDSLPLIDNYCLFQMAVASTNFYHTASCCPRSYTNVRDDAARQKISARISDDILESLPPEVTSIEGAAICYLGDDVFVIGGWKNSDDVDKQYRKEAYRYCAERKRWMLLPPMPQPRCRATACHVRIPYRFLYGCQRYPMPQNLARQRDRMQQMQQLHRRTLTLRRQLQSQIEC; via the exons atgtttgtgtgcgtgtgtctcagCCTTCTCTATCGAAACAATTTATTGCGTTTTTTACGAATTAGAACCGCTGACGGCCACATGGCAGCAGCAGCTCCTAACGCAGAGGACACGAACCGAGGCGGCGGTGCTTCCAGCACAGCCGGAGCTTTAGCGGGAGATGGAGACTCGGAAGAGGCCGAAGAATTCGCATCTGCAACCCACTGCTCGGAGCTTTCTCGCAGACAGAACGAGCAAAGGAAACTCGGGCTTTTCTGCGACGTGACTTTGGCCTTCAGCAGCGGTGGCGCTACGGCAGACACGAGAAACAGTTTTGAGTTCAGCGCTCACCGGTCGGTACTTGCCGCAGCTACGGACTATTTCACCCCGCTCCTCGGTGGCCAGTTCTCAGAGTCTGTCTCGCGTCGGGTGGAGATGAAGGAGTGGAGCAGTGAGGCTGGCCCTGATCAGGAGACGGTGGAGAGCGTCATCCAGTTTATGTACACCGGAGAAATACGAGTCAGCACTGCCAATGTGCACGACGTGCTGGAGCTGGCGGACAG GTTCCTCCTAGTTCAGCTGAAGGATTTCTGTGGTGAGTTCCTAAAGAGGAAGCTGAGCCTGACCAACTGTGTGGCGGTGCACAGCCTGGCCCACATGTACACCCTGGACCAGCTCGCCCTGCGAGCCGCTGACATGATCCGTCGAAACTTCCACAAGGTCATCCAGGATGAGGAGTTCTACACTCTCCCCTTCCACCTGGTCCGTGACTGGCTGTCTGATGCAGAGATCACTGTAGATTCTGAGGAGGTGTTGTTCGATGCTGTTGTGAAGTGGGTGCGTAAGAATGGTGAGGAGCGGGAGAAATACTTTGAGGAGCTGTTCCGTCTCCTCCGCCTTCCTCAGATCAAACCCACCTACCTGACGAGGGTGGTGAAGAATGAACCTCTGGTGGCGCGGAATGCAGCCTGCCTCCAGCTGCTGTCTGACGCTGTCGAGGGTCATGCCATTCGCTTCGAGAACCTGAAGTCGGCCGATGCTGAGTTCTGGGCATCGCACACGGCTGCGTTCCAGCCGCGGTTTGGCCAGAACATGGATGTCATCATGGTGGTCGGAGGCGTGTCTGAAGGTGGGGACTACCTGAGCGAGTGTGTAGGGTATTTTGTGTATGAGGACCGTTGGGTCAATCTTCCACATATTCACAATCACCTGGATGGTCATGCTATTGCAGCAACGGAGTCACATGTGTATGTGGCAGGATCCATGGAGCCTGGCTTTGCCAAGACGGTGGAGAGGTACAATCCAAATCGCAACACCTGGGAGCAGGTGAGCAACCTGACCACACGCAAGCATTCCTTCGGGCTCACATGCATCAAGAACATTCTCTATAGCATTGGTGGTCATGGTAACTTCAGCCCTGGCTTCAAGgacgtgagtgtgtatgagccTGAGCAGGACAAGTGGCACAACCTGGAGTCTGCACCCAAAATTCTGAGAGACGTGAAGGCCATCAGCGTGGAGGATCGCTTTGTTTATGTTACGGCACGGACACCTGTCGACACAGACAACGACGATGGTCTCAAAACAGTCACTACGCGTTACGACACTGACAGTCGCCAGTGGCAGGAAGTGGACTCCCTCCCGCTCATCGATAACTACTGTCTGTTTCAGATGGCCGTGGCCTCCACTAACTTCTACCATACTGCTTCTTGTTGTCCCCGGAGCTACACTAACGTCCGTGACGATGCGGCCCGCCAGAAGATCAGTGCAAGGATCTCCGACGACATCCTCGAGAGCCTCCCACCGGAAGTCACCAGCATCGAGGGTGCTGCCATTTGTTACTTGGGTGATGACGTGTTCGTAATCGGCGGCTGGAAGAACAGTGATGATGTGGACAAGCAGTACCGCAAGGAGGCGTATCGCTACTGTGCCGAGCGCAAGCGCTGGATGCTTCTGCCCCCCATGCCCCAGCCGCGATGCCGAGCCACGGCCTGCCACGTGCGGATCCCCTACCGCTTCCTGTATGGCTGCCAGCGCTACCCCATGCCTCAGAACCTGGCCAGGCAGCGTGACCGCATGCAACAGATGCAACAGCTGCACCGCCGCACACTCACCCTGCGCAGGCAGCTGCAGTCCCAGATTGAGTGCTGA
- the klhl11 gene encoding kelch-like protein 11 isoform X2 codes for MFVCVCLSLLYRNNLLRFLRIRTADGHMAAAAPNAEDTNRGGGASSTAGALAGDGDSEEAEEFASATHCSELSRRQNEQRKLGLFCDVTLAFSSGGATADTRNSFEFSAHRSVLAAATDYFTPLLGGQFSESVSRRVEMKEWSSEAGPDQETVESVIQFMYTGEIRVSTANVHDVLELADRFLLVQLKDFCGEFLKRKLSLTNCVAVHSLAHMYTLDQLALRAADMIRRNFHKVIQDEEFYTLPFHLVRDWLSDAEITVDSEEVLFDAVVKWVRKNGEEREKYFEELFRLLRLPQIKPTYLTRVVKNEPLVARNAACLQLLSDAVEGHAIRFENLKSADAEFWASHTAAFQPRFGQNMDVIMVVGGVSEGSMEPGFAKTVERYNPNRNTWEQVSNLTTRKHSFGLTCIKNILYSIGGHGNFSPGFKDVSVYEPEQDKWHNLESAPKILRDVKAISVEDRFVYVTARTPVDTDNDDGLKTVTTRYDTDSRQWQEVDSLPLIDNYCLFQMAVASTNFYHTASCCPRSYTNVRDDAARQKISARISDDILESLPPEVTSIEGAAICYLGDDVFVIGGWKNSDDVDKQYRKEAYRYCAERKRWMLLPPMPQPRCRATACHVRIPYRFLYGCQRYPMPQNLARQRDRMQQMQQLHRRTLTLRRQLQSQIEC; via the exons atgtttgtgtgcgtgtgtctcagCCTTCTCTATCGAAACAATTTATTGCGTTTTTTACGAATTAGAACCGCTGACGGCCACATGGCAGCAGCAGCTCCTAACGCAGAGGACACGAACCGAGGCGGCGGTGCTTCCAGCACAGCCGGAGCTTTAGCGGGAGATGGAGACTCGGAAGAGGCCGAAGAATTCGCATCTGCAACCCACTGCTCGGAGCTTTCTCGCAGACAGAACGAGCAAAGGAAACTCGGGCTTTTCTGCGACGTGACTTTGGCCTTCAGCAGCGGTGGCGCTACGGCAGACACGAGAAACAGTTTTGAGTTCAGCGCTCACCGGTCGGTACTTGCCGCAGCTACGGACTATTTCACCCCGCTCCTCGGTGGCCAGTTCTCAGAGTCTGTCTCGCGTCGGGTGGAGATGAAGGAGTGGAGCAGTGAGGCTGGCCCTGATCAGGAGACGGTGGAGAGCGTCATCCAGTTTATGTACACCGGAGAAATACGAGTCAGCACTGCCAATGTGCACGACGTGCTGGAGCTGGCGGACAG GTTCCTCCTAGTTCAGCTGAAGGATTTCTGTGGTGAGTTCCTAAAGAGGAAGCTGAGCCTGACCAACTGTGTGGCGGTGCACAGCCTGGCCCACATGTACACCCTGGACCAGCTCGCCCTGCGAGCCGCTGACATGATCCGTCGAAACTTCCACAAGGTCATCCAGGATGAGGAGTTCTACACTCTCCCCTTCCACCTGGTCCGTGACTGGCTGTCTGATGCAGAGATCACTGTAGATTCTGAGGAGGTGTTGTTCGATGCTGTTGTGAAGTGGGTGCGTAAGAATGGTGAGGAGCGGGAGAAATACTTTGAGGAGCTGTTCCGTCTCCTCCGCCTTCCTCAGATCAAACCCACCTACCTGACGAGGGTGGTGAAGAATGAACCTCTGGTGGCGCGGAATGCAGCCTGCCTCCAGCTGCTGTCTGACGCTGTCGAGGGTCATGCCATTCGCTTCGAGAACCTGAAGTCGGCCGATGCTGAGTTCTGGGCATCGCACACGGCTGCGTTCCAGCCGCGGTTTGGCCAGAACATGGATGTCATCATGGTGGTCGGAGGCGTGTCTGAAG GATCCATGGAGCCTGGCTTTGCCAAGACGGTGGAGAGGTACAATCCAAATCGCAACACCTGGGAGCAGGTGAGCAACCTGACCACACGCAAGCATTCCTTCGGGCTCACATGCATCAAGAACATTCTCTATAGCATTGGTGGTCATGGTAACTTCAGCCCTGGCTTCAAGgacgtgagtgtgtatgagccTGAGCAGGACAAGTGGCACAACCTGGAGTCTGCACCCAAAATTCTGAGAGACGTGAAGGCCATCAGCGTGGAGGATCGCTTTGTTTATGTTACGGCACGGACACCTGTCGACACAGACAACGACGATGGTCTCAAAACAGTCACTACGCGTTACGACACTGACAGTCGCCAGTGGCAGGAAGTGGACTCCCTCCCGCTCATCGATAACTACTGTCTGTTTCAGATGGCCGTGGCCTCCACTAACTTCTACCATACTGCTTCTTGTTGTCCCCGGAGCTACACTAACGTCCGTGACGATGCGGCCCGCCAGAAGATCAGTGCAAGGATCTCCGACGACATCCTCGAGAGCCTCCCACCGGAAGTCACCAGCATCGAGGGTGCTGCCATTTGTTACTTGGGTGATGACGTGTTCGTAATCGGCGGCTGGAAGAACAGTGATGATGTGGACAAGCAGTACCGCAAGGAGGCGTATCGCTACTGTGCCGAGCGCAAGCGCTGGATGCTTCTGCCCCCCATGCCCCAGCCGCGATGCCGAGCCACGGCCTGCCACGTGCGGATCCCCTACCGCTTCCTGTATGGCTGCCAGCGCTACCCCATGCCTCAGAACCTGGCCAGGCAGCGTGACCGCATGCAACAGATGCAACAGCTGCACCGCCGCACACTCACCCTGCGCAGGCAGCTGCAGTCCCAGATTGAGTGCTGA